In one Achromobacter spanius genomic region, the following are encoded:
- a CDS encoding glycoside hydrolase family 15 protein produces the protein MSKPIEDYGLIGNMLSAALVARDGSIDWLCLPHFDSPACFAALLGNDSHGCWLLAPDGADHTTTRRYLPDTAVLETRHETPGGVVRVYDFMPLSDDEERVDVVRIVQGESGQVDMRMALTLRFNYGQAVPWVRRRDYGLSAIAGPDAVELHTAVPLQGRDMKTVSDFTVRQGETVPFTLSYHRSHKTPHFVPDRMESMERTIAWWHEWAKRCHWGNGPGQRRDAVVRSLITLKLLTFQPTGGIVAAPTTSLPEQLGGTRNWDYRHCWLRDSALTLYALLNAGYREEAEAWRQWLLRAAAGHPNQLQIMYGIAGERWLPEHDIPWLPGYEGSRPVRLGNGAAGQMQLDVYGELIETLHAARVAELAPLAEAWRMQKVLLTPLEELWRQPDHGIWEMRGPTRAFTHSRLMCWVALDRTVKSCERFGLEGPVDRWRALADEIRHDICTHGYDAQRNTFVQYYGGTALDASLLLIPQVGFLPADDPRVTGTVQAIERELLRDGLLLRYSTQHSDDGLAGDEGAFLACSFWLADAYIMQGRLDDAHRLFDHLLSLRNDLGLLAEEYDVVRKRLVGNFPQGFSHIGLVNTAYNLSAAGGTAHQRSFRDAPLG, from the coding sequence ATGTCCAAACCCATCGAAGACTATGGCTTGATCGGCAATATGTTGTCGGCCGCGCTGGTGGCGCGCGACGGCTCGATAGATTGGCTGTGCCTGCCGCATTTTGATTCCCCCGCGTGCTTCGCCGCCCTGCTGGGTAACGACAGCCACGGCTGCTGGCTGCTTGCGCCCGATGGCGCCGACCACACCACCACGCGTCGCTATCTGCCCGACACCGCCGTGCTGGAGACGCGCCATGAAACGCCTGGCGGGGTGGTGCGCGTCTACGACTTCATGCCGCTTAGCGACGACGAAGAACGCGTGGACGTGGTGCGTATCGTGCAAGGCGAGTCCGGCCAGGTGGACATGCGCATGGCGCTGACCCTGCGCTTTAACTACGGGCAGGCGGTGCCCTGGGTGCGGCGCCGCGATTACGGGCTGAGCGCCATCGCCGGACCGGACGCCGTCGAACTGCACACGGCCGTGCCGCTGCAAGGGCGCGACATGAAAACCGTGTCGGACTTCACGGTGCGCCAAGGCGAAACCGTGCCGTTCACCTTGTCGTACCACCGGTCGCACAAGACGCCGCACTTTGTGCCGGATCGCATGGAAAGCATGGAGCGCACGATTGCGTGGTGGCACGAATGGGCCAAGCGCTGCCATTGGGGAAACGGGCCGGGGCAGCGGCGCGACGCGGTCGTCAGGTCGTTGATCACGCTGAAGCTGCTGACGTTTCAGCCCACGGGCGGCATTGTCGCCGCGCCCACCACGTCACTGCCCGAGCAATTGGGCGGCACCCGCAACTGGGACTACCGGCATTGCTGGCTGCGCGACTCTGCATTGACGCTGTATGCGCTGCTTAACGCCGGCTACCGCGAAGAGGCCGAGGCGTGGCGGCAATGGCTGTTGCGCGCGGCGGCGGGGCACCCCAACCAATTGCAGATCATGTACGGGATTGCGGGGGAACGCTGGCTGCCGGAACACGATATTCCCTGGCTGCCGGGTTACGAGGGCAGCAGGCCGGTACGGCTGGGCAATGGCGCGGCGGGGCAGATGCAGTTGGACGTTTATGGCGAATTGATCGAGACGCTGCACGCGGCCCGCGTGGCGGAACTGGCGCCGCTGGCCGAGGCGTGGCGCATGCAGAAGGTGTTGCTCACGCCGCTGGAAGAGCTGTGGCGTCAACCTGATCACGGCATCTGGGAAATGCGGGGGCCGACGCGCGCGTTCACGCATTCGCGGCTGATGTGCTGGGTGGCGCTGGACCGCACCGTGAAGTCCTGCGAGCGCTTCGGCCTGGAAGGGCCGGTGGACCGCTGGCGCGCGCTGGCCGACGAGATCCGCCACGACATCTGCACGCATGGCTACGACGCGCAGCGCAACACCTTCGTGCAGTACTACGGCGGCACGGCGTTGGACGCCAGCCTGCTGCTGATTCCGCAAGTGGGGTTCCTGCCGGCGGACGATCCGCGGGTAACGGGTACGGTGCAGGCCATTGAACGCGAGTTGCTGCGCGATGGCTTGTTGCTGCGCTATTCCACGCAGCACAGCGACGATGGGCTGGCGGGTGATGAAGGTGCGTTTTTGGCGTGCAGCTTCTGGCTGGCCGATGCCTACATCATGCAGGGCCGGCTGGACGACGCGCATCGCCTGTTCGACCATCTGCTGTCGCTGCGCAATGATTTGGGGCTGCTGGCGGAAGAATACGACGTGGTGCGCAAGCGGCTGGTGGGCAATTTTCCGCAAGGGTTTTCACACATTGGCCTGGTCAATACCGCCTATAACCTGAGCGCCGCGGGCGGAACGGCGCACCAGCGTTCGTTTCGGGATGCGCCGCTGGGGTAG
- a CDS encoding Bug family tripartite tricarboxylate transporter substrate binding protein: MKNWMAALTVAGAFALPMGAQAQDNYPSRAITWIVPFAAGGPTDAMARNVANRVAQELKQTILVENVGGAGGTIGAAKAAKSAPDGYTFLVGHIGYMAAAPSLYARLQYDPVKDFQAVFRFPDTPLVLLVGESSPYKSVSDLIAYGKQHPGKLNFSNAGVGSTSHLVAAMFTSQAGITVTPIAYKGAGPALNDLMGNQVDAMFDQTNTALPQTQGGKVRALGLTSAERMPQFPNVPTMAEKAIPNFQVSTWYGLYAPKGTPDKVVQTMYQAWQKALADTTFTGKMVEQGIKLLPADQYAPAAFQQFTADEGKRWAQVIKQAGITLQ; encoded by the coding sequence ATGAAGAACTGGATGGCGGCATTGACCGTCGCGGGCGCGTTCGCCTTGCCGATGGGCGCGCAAGCGCAAGACAACTACCCTTCCCGGGCCATTACCTGGATCGTTCCCTTTGCGGCGGGCGGCCCCACCGACGCCATGGCGCGCAACGTGGCGAACCGCGTTGCGCAAGAACTGAAGCAGACCATCCTGGTTGAGAACGTGGGCGGTGCGGGCGGCACCATCGGCGCGGCCAAGGCCGCCAAATCCGCGCCCGACGGCTACACCTTCCTGGTAGGCCATATCGGCTACATGGCGGCGGCGCCGTCCCTCTACGCCCGTTTGCAATACGACCCGGTAAAAGACTTCCAGGCCGTATTCCGCTTTCCCGACACGCCGCTGGTGCTGCTGGTGGGAGAATCGTCGCCCTATAAATCCGTGTCGGACCTGATCGCTTACGGCAAGCAGCATCCCGGCAAGCTCAACTTCAGCAATGCGGGCGTGGGGTCTACGTCGCACCTGGTGGCGGCCATGTTCACCAGCCAGGCCGGCATCACCGTCACCCCTATCGCTTACAAGGGCGCGGGGCCGGCGCTCAACGACCTGATGGGCAATCAAGTGGATGCCATGTTCGACCAGACCAATACGGCGTTGCCGCAGACGCAGGGCGGCAAGGTTCGGGCGCTGGGCCTGACCTCCGCTGAGCGCATGCCGCAGTTTCCGAACGTGCCCACCATGGCGGAAAAAGCGATACCGAACTTCCAGGTGTCCACGTGGTACGGCTTGTATGCGCCCAAGGGCACGCCCGACAAGGTGGTCCAAACGATGTACCAAGCCTGGCAGAAGGCGCTGGCCGACACCACGTTCACCGGAAAGATGGTGGAACAAGGCATCAAGCTGCTGCCTGCCGATCAGTACGCGCCCGCCGCCTTCCAGCAGTTCACCGCCGACGAAGGAAAACGCTGGGCGCAGGTGATCAAGCAAGCCGGCATCACCTTGCAGTAA
- a CDS encoding LysE family translocator yields MEFVIPSTADLTLFISAALVLLAIPGPAVLYIITQSVEQGRKAGLVSDLGIHTATLVHVLAAALGLSALLASSALAFSIVKYAGAAYLIWLGLKKILTRPAPATLDAPTKSRRYGRMFRDGFIVNLLNPKTALFFLAFLPQFVDVSRGHVASQVVFLGLVFVLLGLLSDACYAMAASAAGRWLRRSRAYLHFERYVGGAMLIGLGITAALAGNNGKK; encoded by the coding sequence ATGGAATTCGTGATACCCAGTACCGCCGACTTGACGCTGTTCATCAGCGCCGCCCTGGTCTTGCTGGCCATTCCCGGCCCGGCGGTGCTCTACATCATTACCCAGTCGGTAGAACAAGGCCGCAAGGCGGGGCTGGTGTCGGACCTGGGCATCCACACGGCCACGCTGGTGCACGTGTTGGCGGCGGCGCTGGGCTTGTCCGCCCTGCTGGCATCTTCCGCACTGGCGTTCAGCATCGTGAAATACGCGGGCGCGGCATATTTGATCTGGCTTGGATTGAAAAAAATCCTGACGCGTCCCGCTCCCGCCACGTTGGATGCACCGACCAAGTCACGCCGCTATGGCCGCATGTTTCGCGACGGCTTCATCGTCAACCTGCTCAACCCCAAGACGGCCCTGTTCTTCCTGGCGTTCCTGCCGCAGTTCGTGGACGTCAGCCGTGGGCACGTGGCCTCGCAGGTGGTGTTTTTGGGACTGGTGTTTGTCTTGCTGGGCCTGCTCAGCGACGCTTGCTATGCCATGGCAGCCAGCGCGGCGGGCCGCTGGCTGCGCCGCAGCCGTGCCTACCTGCACTTTGAACGTTATGTAGGCGGCGCGATGCTGATTGGCCTGGGCATCACGGCGGCGCTGGCGGGCAACAACGGCAAGAAGTAA
- a CDS encoding GntR family transcriptional regulator, with product MRGVVISPLAMSITLYTRISEELARRIAAEVYPVGTVLPAENALAEEFEASRHTVRAALRQLQDLGLIARRRGSGTEVIAARSKAGFSQSLRSLEDLVQLAARTPRSIRQIQEVVVDVELAVRLGVGPGTRWLKFSSTRGAEGQPPVVWTELYVDAHYKGVRKLAREHPDRLVSELIEEHYGRRIASVEQTISACALPAAVARELDVAPESPGLFILRHYKDQAGHIVEVSCSHHPAGRYEFSTTLIRES from the coding sequence ATGCGGGGTGTCGTCATTTCGCCCCTTGCCATGTCCATCACGCTGTACACCCGTATCTCGGAAGAATTGGCGCGACGCATCGCGGCCGAGGTCTATCCCGTGGGCACGGTATTGCCCGCCGAGAACGCCCTGGCCGAAGAGTTCGAGGCCAGCCGCCATACCGTCCGCGCCGCCCTGCGCCAGTTGCAGGACCTGGGCCTGATCGCGCGTCGTCGGGGCAGCGGCACGGAGGTCATTGCCGCCCGCTCCAAGGCCGGTTTCAGCCAGTCGCTGCGTTCGCTGGAAGACCTGGTGCAACTGGCCGCGCGCACGCCGCGCAGCATCCGGCAGATTCAGGAAGTGGTGGTGGATGTGGAACTGGCCGTGCGGCTGGGGGTGGGGCCGGGCACTCGGTGGTTGAAGTTCTCATCCACGCGCGGTGCCGAAGGGCAGCCGCCGGTCGTGTGGACCGAACTGTACGTGGACGCGCACTACAAGGGCGTGCGCAAGCTGGCGCGGGAACATCCCGACCGCCTGGTGTCGGAACTGATCGAAGAGCATTACGGCAGGCGCATCGCGTCCGTCGAGCAGACGATATCCGCCTGCGCGCTGCCTGCGGCCGTGGCGCGTGAACTGGACGTGGCGCCGGAATCGCCAGGCCTGTTCATCCTGCGGCATTACAAGGACCAGGCCGGCCATATTGTCGAAGTGTCCTGCTCGCACCATCCAGCCGGCCGCTACGAGTTTTCGACGACGCTGATCCGCGAGAGCTAG
- a CDS encoding class-II fumarase/aspartase family protein, with protein MPVSVLESTLFKNMFGTAAMRAVFDDAATVRRYVETEVALARVQGRLGIIPVSAADAIEARADAAALDMDELRAETEIVGYPILPLVHQLSRQCGAEGEYLHWGATTQDIMDTATVLQVRDALTIIDDDLAALDGILDALALRYRDTPMAGRTHLQHALPITFGYKAAVWLLMVRRHRERLAQLRPRVLIGQFGGAAGTLASLGEQGLAVHAALMQELGLGATPITWHVARDGLAETVQFLALVAGSLGKIAVDIMLMMTNELGEAFEPFVKGRGASSTMPQKRNPISCELMWSASKTVRQHAGLALDAMLQDFERATGPWHIEWSAVPEAFVLTAGALHQARFMLGGLEVDTARMASNLDLSGGLIVAEAVMMGLAPHIGRQTAHDIVYDACRIAATTRGRLADVLKKDARVTQRLADDAIEHLCDPANYLGAAPKMVDQVLAHPYTGPA; from the coding sequence ATGCCGGTTTCCGTCCTTGAATCCACCCTGTTCAAAAACATGTTCGGCACCGCCGCGATGCGCGCGGTGTTTGACGACGCCGCCACCGTGCGGCGTTATGTAGAAACGGAAGTGGCGCTGGCCCGCGTGCAAGGCAGGCTGGGCATCATCCCCGTGTCGGCCGCCGATGCCATCGAAGCGCGCGCCGACGCCGCCGCCCTGGACATGGACGAACTTCGCGCCGAAACCGAGATCGTCGGCTACCCCATCCTGCCGCTGGTACACCAGTTGTCGCGCCAGTGCGGCGCGGAGGGCGAATACCTGCATTGGGGCGCGACCACGCAAGACATCATGGACACCGCCACCGTGCTTCAGGTGCGCGATGCCCTGACAATCATCGACGACGATCTGGCGGCACTGGACGGCATTCTGGATGCGCTGGCGTTGCGGTATCGCGATACGCCGATGGCCGGCCGTACCCACTTGCAGCATGCGCTGCCGATCACCTTCGGCTACAAAGCCGCCGTGTGGCTGCTGATGGTGCGCCGCCATCGCGAGCGGCTGGCGCAACTGCGGCCGCGCGTGCTGATCGGCCAGTTTGGCGGCGCGGCAGGCACGCTGGCCTCGCTGGGCGAACAGGGTTTGGCGGTGCATGCGGCATTGATGCAGGAACTGGGCTTGGGCGCCACCCCCATCACCTGGCACGTGGCCCGCGACGGCTTGGCCGAGACCGTGCAATTTCTTGCCCTGGTCGCCGGCTCGCTCGGCAAGATCGCCGTGGACATCATGCTGATGATGACGAACGAACTGGGCGAAGCCTTCGAGCCGTTCGTGAAGGGTCGCGGCGCGTCCAGCACCATGCCTCAAAAGCGCAATCCGATCTCGTGCGAACTGATGTGGAGCGCGTCCAAGACGGTGCGCCAGCATGCCGGCCTGGCGCTGGACGCCATGCTGCAAGACTTTGAACGCGCCACGGGACCGTGGCACATCGAGTGGTCCGCCGTACCGGAAGCCTTTGTGCTGACCGCGGGCGCGCTGCATCAGGCGCGCTTCATGCTGGGCGGGCTGGAAGTGGACACGGCCCGCATGGCAAGCAACCTGGACCTGTCCGGCGGACTGATCGTGGCCGAAGCCGTGATGATGGGCCTGGCCCCGCACATCGGCCGCCAGACCGCGCACGACATCGTGTATGACGCCTGCCGCATCGCCGCCACCACGCGCGGCCGCCTGGCCGATGTGCTGAAAAAAGATGCGCGGGTCACCCAGCGCCTGGCCGACGACGCCATCGAACACCTGTGCGACCCCGCTAATTATCTGGGGGCTGCCCCCAAGATGGTGGACCAGGTGCTGGCCCACCCCTACACCGGGCCAGCCTGA
- a CDS encoding glucose 1-dehydrogenase, which produces MRHAVDLSGRVAIVTGANSGIGRGIALALGAAGARVVVNHRPNEDSARRGAEVVQEIVSAGGQAIAAPADISREDDVENLFRLASDHFQTVDILVNNAGIEQPAAIQDMTLAQWQKVIDTNLTGQFLCARAAARMFLNRTPPPPAGEAAGKIIFISSVHEVIPWAFQSNYAASKGGVSLLMQSLAQELAPMKIRVNSVAPGAIRTPINAPAWNTPDSMKELLKLIPYGRIGEPEDVARAVAWLASDDSDYVTGSTLFVDGGMTLYPEFRGAG; this is translated from the coding sequence ATGCGGCATGCAGTGGATCTGTCTGGGCGCGTGGCGATCGTCACGGGCGCGAATTCCGGCATCGGGCGTGGCATTGCCCTGGCGCTGGGGGCGGCGGGGGCGCGGGTGGTGGTCAACCACCGGCCAAATGAAGATTCCGCGCGGCGCGGGGCCGAGGTGGTGCAAGAGATTGTCAGCGCGGGCGGGCAGGCCATTGCGGCCCCGGCCGACATCAGCCGCGAAGACGACGTCGAAAATTTGTTCCGCCTGGCGTCGGACCACTTTCAGACGGTGGACATCCTGGTCAACAACGCCGGCATTGAACAGCCCGCCGCCATTCAGGACATGACGCTGGCGCAGTGGCAGAAGGTGATCGACACCAACCTGACCGGCCAGTTTCTGTGCGCCCGCGCGGCGGCGCGGATGTTCTTGAATCGGACGCCACCGCCACCGGCAGGTGAAGCCGCCGGAAAAATCATCTTCATCAGTTCGGTCCATGAAGTCATACCGTGGGCGTTCCAGTCGAACTACGCGGCGTCCAAGGGCGGTGTGTCCTTGCTGATGCAGTCGCTGGCGCAAGAGCTGGCGCCGATGAAGATCCGTGTCAACTCGGTAGCGCCGGGCGCCATCCGCACGCCCATCAATGCACCCGCCTGGAACACGCCCGACAGCATGAAGGAATTGCTCAAGCTGATTCCGTATGGACGCATTGGCGAACCCGAGGACGTGGCGCGCGCGGTGGCCTGGTTGGCCAGCGACGATTCCGATTACGTCACGGGGTCCACCTTGTTTGTTGACGGCGGCATGACGCTGTATCCCGAATTTCGCGGGGCGGGCTGA
- a CDS encoding PDR/VanB family oxidoreductase yields the protein MRPLIVKHITREAQGVVSLLLRNEDGANLPAYEAGAHIDVDVGKGLIRQYSLCGDPAQRDHYRLGVALAPASRGGSRHIHDALRVGDTLRVGEPRQRFGLHAQAAAHVFIAGGIGITPFLGMILACERRGEPWTLLYCARSRQHAAFLEDLAPYPDQVRLHMDDEQAGVRCDVGAYLERVSRPASHVYCCGPASLMDAVGRACAERHVPGAHFHTERFSAPDLAGRAMSTGATNTGEPASHGVGAFTIVLARSGGQYTVPADKSVLEVLEDAGIAWPHACREGLCGSCEAGVLSGAVDHRDYVLSDAQREGGACMMICVSRASGVLELDI from the coding sequence ATGCGGCCCCTGATCGTCAAGCACATCACGCGCGAGGCGCAAGGCGTTGTGAGCCTGCTGCTGCGTAACGAAGATGGCGCCAACCTGCCCGCCTATGAGGCCGGCGCGCATATTGATGTGGACGTGGGCAAGGGATTGATTCGCCAGTATTCGCTGTGCGGCGACCCCGCCCAGCGCGACCATTACCGCCTGGGCGTGGCCCTGGCGCCGGCGTCCCGGGGCGGTTCGCGCCATATCCACGACGCGCTGCGGGTGGGCGACACCCTGCGCGTGGGCGAGCCCCGCCAACGGTTCGGCCTGCACGCTCAGGCAGCGGCGCATGTATTCATTGCCGGCGGTATCGGCATCACTCCCTTCCTGGGCATGATCCTGGCGTGCGAGCGTCGCGGCGAACCCTGGACCTTGCTGTACTGCGCGCGCAGCCGACAGCATGCGGCCTTCCTGGAAGATCTGGCGCCATACCCGGATCAGGTGCGTCTGCATATGGACGACGAGCAGGCCGGCGTGCGCTGTGATGTCGGCGCGTATCTGGAACGGGTTTCGCGCCCCGCGTCGCACGTCTATTGCTGCGGGCCGGCCTCCTTGATGGACGCCGTGGGTCGGGCCTGCGCCGAACGGCATGTGCCCGGGGCGCATTTTCATACCGAGAGATTTTCGGCGCCTGACCTGGCCGGTCGCGCCATGTCCACCGGCGCCACCAACACGGGCGAGCCAGCATCCCACGGTGTCGGTGCCTTCACAATTGTCCTGGCGCGATCAGGCGGCCAATACACCGTACCGGCCGACAAATCGGTGCTTGAAGTGCTGGAAGACGCCGGCATCGCGTGGCCGCATGCGTGCCGCGAAGGGCTATGCGGCAGTTGCGAAGCGGGGGTGCTGTCGGGTGCCGTCGACCATCGCGACTACGTCCTCAGTGATGCGCAACGCGAGGGCGGCGCCTGCATGATGATCTGCGTATCCCGGGCAAGCGGCGTTTTGGAACTGGATATCTAG
- a CDS encoding LysR family transcriptional regulator, which translates to MHNDKLDLNLLAVFDSLLRERSVTRAAEQLDLSQSAMSHAVNRLRVFFDDPLFVKTGQGMLPTPKAESLAPTVLDLMATIRAQVLSQAQFDPAVARRAFTLCMTDMGELVFLPPLIKRLRKLAPHCTLRSRQVPLPQIEPLLASGEVDLVLGSLRAAPSGLFQQQLFMHKFVTLVSVKNTEVGDVMTLEQFQRMPQIVVTLAGRSSEAYDSAIEEQGITRHIYLSTPHFLVVPLLIDQHPDLIATVPQELGNVFAGYGSVRVLEPPLPLPSFALRQHWHPRFHQDPAIVWLRELVKETFDTYPQMEA; encoded by the coding sequence ATGCATAACGACAAGCTGGACTTGAATCTGCTGGCCGTCTTTGACAGTTTGCTGCGCGAGCGCAGCGTGACGCGCGCGGCGGAACAACTGGACCTGTCGCAAAGCGCGATGAGCCATGCGGTGAATCGCCTGCGTGTGTTTTTTGACGATCCGCTTTTTGTGAAGACGGGGCAGGGCATGTTGCCCACGCCCAAGGCCGAAAGCCTGGCGCCCACGGTGCTGGACCTGATGGCCACGATACGGGCGCAGGTGCTGTCCCAAGCACAGTTCGATCCGGCCGTGGCGCGGCGCGCCTTCACGCTGTGCATGACGGACATGGGCGAGCTGGTGTTCCTGCCGCCGTTGATCAAACGGCTGCGCAAGCTGGCGCCGCATTGCACGCTGCGATCGCGCCAGGTTCCGCTGCCGCAGATCGAACCGCTGCTTGCTTCCGGCGAGGTGGATCTGGTGCTGGGGTCGTTGCGCGCCGCGCCTTCCGGGCTGTTTCAGCAACAGTTGTTCATGCACAAGTTCGTGACGCTGGTCAGTGTGAAGAACACTGAAGTGGGCGATGTGATGACGCTGGAGCAATTTCAGCGCATGCCGCAGATCGTGGTGACGCTGGCGGGCCGCTCGTCGGAAGCCTATGACAGCGCCATTGAAGAGCAGGGCATCACGCGGCACATCTACTTGTCGACGCCACACTTTCTGGTGGTGCCCCTGTTGATAGATCAGCATCCCGATTTGATCGCGACCGTGCCGCAAGAGCTGGGCAATGTCTTTGCCGGCTATGGGTCCGTCAGGGTGCTGGAGCCGCCGCTGCCGCTGCCATCCTTCGCGCTGCGCCAGCATTGGCACCCGCGCTTTCACCAGGACCCGGCCATTGTGTGGCTGCGGGAGCTGGTGAAGGAAACGTTCGATACCTACCCCCAGATGGAAGCCTAG
- a CDS encoding aromatic ring-hydroxylating dioxygenase subunit alpha: MFIKNTWYVAAWDKEVSADGLFARTLIGVPVLMYRNRAGEVVALEDRCCHRGAPLSVGRREGDCVRCMYHGLKFDATGACVEAPAQARIPPQARVRTFPVVEQHRWIWIWMGDPERADTSLIPDTQWLDHPDWRSQDGYIHYDVNYLLIADNLLDFSHLPFVHPTTLGGGEDYAAVSPKVERLQDGVRITRWTINTEAPAFAAKVKDWPGRVDRWNIYNFTIPGILVMDSGMAPTGTGAQEGHRVDAAEFRGCQALTPETESSTHYFFAHPHNFAIDRPEVTASIHQSVVTAFDEDRDIITAQQRSLALAPDFKMVPLSIDAALSQFRWVVSRRVEEERQAAPAVIPIATAQEVA, encoded by the coding sequence ATGTTCATCAAAAACACCTGGTATGTCGCCGCCTGGGACAAGGAAGTAAGCGCCGACGGGCTGTTCGCGCGCACCCTCATCGGCGTTCCCGTGCTGATGTATCGCAACCGCGCGGGCGAGGTCGTGGCGCTGGAAGACCGGTGCTGCCATCGCGGCGCGCCGCTATCCGTCGGGCGACGCGAAGGCGATTGCGTGCGCTGCATGTATCACGGCCTGAAATTCGACGCGACGGGCGCCTGTGTGGAAGCGCCCGCGCAAGCCCGCATTCCGCCGCAGGCGCGGGTACGGACGTTCCCGGTGGTCGAACAGCACCGGTGGATCTGGATCTGGATGGGTGACCCCGAGCGCGCGGACACCTCGCTGATTCCCGACACGCAATGGCTGGATCACCCTGACTGGCGCAGCCAGGACGGCTACATCCACTACGACGTCAACTACCTGCTGATTGCCGACAACCTGCTGGATTTCTCGCATCTGCCCTTCGTGCACCCCACCACCCTGGGCGGCGGCGAAGACTATGCCGCGGTGTCGCCCAAAGTGGAACGCCTGCAGGACGGCGTGCGCATCACGCGCTGGACGATCAACACCGAGGCGCCCGCCTTCGCCGCCAAGGTCAAGGATTGGCCCGGCCGCGTCGACCGTTGGAACATCTATAACTTCACCATTCCGGGCATCCTGGTCATGGACTCGGGCATGGCGCCCACGGGCACCGGCGCGCAGGAAGGCCACCGCGTCGACGCCGCCGAGTTTCGCGGTTGCCAGGCGCTGACCCCGGAGACCGAATCGTCCACGCACTATTTCTTTGCGCACCCGCACAACTTTGCCATCGACCGCCCCGAGGTCACCGCGTCCATCCACCAAAGCGTCGTCACCGCGTTCGACGAAGACCGGGACATCATCACCGCGCAGCAGCGGTCGTTGGCGCTGGCCCCCGACTTCAAGATGGTGCCGCTGTCGATCGACGCCGCCTTGTCGCAATTCCGTTGGGTGGTGTCCCGGCGCGTGGAAGAAGAGCGGCAAGCCGCGCCCGCCGTCATCCCCATCGCCACCGCCCAGGAAGTGGCCTGA
- a CDS encoding ABC transporter substrate-binding protein, whose amino-acid sequence MISHTRLISGALLSCALLTCRPALADISVGVVLSLTGPAASLGGPAKNAIDLLPRELDGEPIRYTILDDASDTTQAARAFRRLVDERKVDVILGTSVTPSTLALVPIALEKQVPLLSLAASVKIIEPMDAQRRWVFKVIQNENLMVATTLAHMKKNGVKTLGYIGFADAYGDSWLAETRKQAEQAGIKLVATERYVKTDTSVTAQTLKLLGARPDAVLVAASGTPGALPQKSLRERGYQGGIYQTYGIANREFLRIAGKDAEGALFAVGPVVVASQLDAANPIRAVAMDLTQRYESTYGKDSMSVFAANAWDASLVLQRALKTALGTAKPGTAEFRLALRDALEDTRDTVTSQGVSTMSPTDHVGYDARAAVMVQIKNGAWRYVQ is encoded by the coding sequence TTGATATCCCATACACGCCTCATATCCGGGGCGCTGCTGTCTTGCGCCCTGCTCACCTGTCGCCCCGCCCTGGCTGATATCAGCGTGGGCGTCGTACTGTCGTTGACCGGGCCCGCCGCCTCATTGGGTGGCCCCGCCAAGAACGCCATCGACCTGCTGCCGCGCGAACTGGACGGCGAACCCATCCGCTACACCATCCTGGACGACGCGTCCGACACCACCCAGGCCGCGCGGGCTTTCCGGCGGCTGGTCGACGAACGCAAGGTTGACGTCATCCTGGGCACCTCTGTCACGCCGTCTACCTTGGCGCTGGTTCCCATCGCGCTGGAAAAACAAGTGCCGCTGCTGAGTCTGGCCGCCAGCGTCAAGATCATCGAGCCGATGGATGCGCAGCGGCGCTGGGTGTTCAAGGTGATCCAGAACGAAAATCTGATGGTCGCCACCACCCTTGCCCACATGAAGAAAAACGGGGTCAAGACGCTGGGCTACATCGGCTTTGCCGATGCCTATGGCGATAGCTGGCTGGCCGAGACGCGCAAGCAGGCCGAGCAGGCCGGCATCAAACTGGTCGCCACCGAACGCTATGTGAAGACCGACACCAGCGTGACCGCACAAACCTTGAAGCTGTTGGGCGCGCGGCCGGATGCCGTCTTGGTGGCCGCGTCGGGCACGCCTGGCGCGCTGCCGCAAAAATCCCTGCGTGAACGCGGGTATCAAGGCGGCATCTACCAAACCTACGGCATCGCCAACCGCGAGTTCCTGCGCATTGCCGGCAAGGACGCCGAAGGCGCCTTGTTCGCCGTGGGGCCGGTGGTTGTGGCCAGCCAGTTGGATGCCGCCAACCCCATTCGCGCCGTGGCCATGGACCTGACGCAACGCTACGAATCCACCTATGGCAAGGACTCCATGTCGGTATTCGCCGCCAACGCCTGGGACGCCAGCCTGGTACTGCAACGCGCGTTGAAGACGGCGCTGGGCACCGCAAAACCCGGCACGGCTGAATTCCGCTTGGCGTTGCGCGACGCGCTGGAAGACACGCGCGACACCGTTACGTCGCAAGGCGTTTCCACGATGTCGCCCACCGATCACGTGGGGTACGACGCGCGCGCCGCCGTCATGGTGCAAATCAAGAATGGCGCTTGGCGCTACGTGCAATAG